A genomic region of candidate division KSB1 bacterium contains the following coding sequences:
- a CDS encoding 16S rRNA (uracil(1498)-N(3))-methyltransferase has translation MLILMVERELFYVSPEDVFHDILKLKLQEVHHLLNVHRKKKGDFFIAVDGRGTGYDCEIESFDKNTLTAKILKKHRFYGEPLFKLTLALAIHKKSRFEWVIEKATEIGVTNIIPLLTKRTNQNEQTLKPQRSERIALAAMKQSCRSFLPTITPAKNFESLCEDSSNFHIKLIAHEKETSKNLNEILQLDENVLQRIKSGIVCIGPEGGFTNEEIELANSSGFSTFGLGPRRLRTETAALVVASLILDRMGELQ, from the coding sequence TTGCTTATCTTAATGGTTGAAAGGGAGCTATTTTACGTCTCACCGGAAGATGTTTTTCATGACATTTTAAAATTGAAACTCCAGGAGGTTCACCATCTCTTAAATGTGCACAGAAAGAAAAAAGGAGATTTCTTCATAGCTGTCGATGGCAGGGGAACCGGCTACGATTGCGAAATCGAATCCTTTGACAAAAATACCTTAACAGCTAAAATTCTCAAAAAGCACAGATTTTATGGAGAGCCCTTATTTAAACTTACCCTCGCTCTTGCCATACATAAAAAGAGCCGCTTCGAGTGGGTTATAGAAAAAGCTACTGAAATAGGAGTAACCAACATTATTCCTCTCTTAACAAAAAGAACAAACCAGAATGAACAAACTCTGAAACCTCAGCGAAGCGAACGAATCGCCCTGGCTGCGATGAAACAAAGCTGCCGTTCTTTTTTACCCACGATTACACCAGCAAAGAATTTTGAATCCCTTTGCGAAGATTCATCAAATTTCCATATAAAACTCATTGCACACGAAAAAGAGACCAGCAAAAATTTAAATGAAATTTTACAACTCGACGAGAACGTTTTGCAGAGGATAAAATCAGGGATTGTCTGTATCGGCCCGGAAGGCGGATTTACAAATGAAGAGATCGAGCTGGCAAATTCATCCGGATTTTCCACTTTTGGATTAGGGCCGAGACGGCTGAGAACGGAAACAGCCGCGCTGGTGGTTGCGAGCCTAATACTTGATCGAATGGGAGAATTACAATAA